A genomic window from Chitinivibrionales bacterium includes:
- a CDS encoding glycosyltransferase yields the protein MDLSVIIINWNSREYLRNCIRSIYRHLTNYSSEIIVLDNASYDGTGKMLRNSFPSVTFIQNTENNGFARANNRAFGHSSGDYLLFLNPDTKIHDRSIETMLQFLKTSDRAGIAGCKLIGGSGVLQLNSILSSPTIINQLFDLEILQKLYLRRLLKGIPPLFPKPDGPFEVDTVCGAALMIRRDIFAALGGFPTDYFMFSEDIDLCRRVRQQGFGVYVIPSAQIIHYGGQSSSKVEAGLFTVIQMKISRFIYFKKYHGPLYAKAYKAAIFIVALCRMTIILALLPVLKNRFTVSLRKWSSILAWSAGLPVRISGIRPQE from the coding sequence ATGGATTTGTCTGTCATAATAATAAACTGGAATTCGAGGGAATACTTACGCAATTGTATCAGAAGCATTTACCGGCACCTCACGAACTACTCCTCCGAAATAATCGTTCTCGACAACGCTTCCTATGACGGCACCGGCAAGATGCTGCGCAATTCATTCCCTTCGGTTACCTTTATCCAGAACACCGAAAATAACGGATTTGCCCGGGCCAACAACCGGGCATTCGGGCATTCATCGGGCGACTATCTTCTCTTTCTGAATCCCGACACCAAAATCCACGACCGCTCAATCGAAACAATGCTCCAGTTTCTGAAAACATCCGACCGGGCAGGCATTGCGGGATGTAAATTAATCGGCGGATCGGGGGTTCTCCAACTCAATTCCATTCTGTCCTCTCCCACGATTATCAATCAGCTGTTCGATCTGGAGATTCTCCAGAAACTCTATCTCAGGCGCCTCCTGAAGGGAATTCCTCCCCTTTTCCCGAAACCCGACGGTCCCTTTGAAGTCGATACAGTGTGCGGGGCCGCGCTCATGATCCGCAGAGACATCTTTGCCGCACTCGGCGGCTTTCCCACCGATTACTTCATGTTCAGTGAAGATATCGATCTGTGCAGACGGGTACGGCAGCAGGGATTCGGCGTCTACGTTATACCTTCGGCACAGATAATCCATTACGGGGGGCAGAGCAGCAGCAAAGTGGAAGCCGGTCTGTTCACTGTTATACAGATGAAAATAAGCAGATTTATCTATTTCAAAAAGTACCATGGCCCCCTCTATGCCAAGGCTTACAAAGCAGCAATCTTCATCGTGGCGCTTTGTCGGATGACCATTATCCTTGCCCTGCTCCCTGTGCTGAAAAACAGATTTACCGTTTCCCTCAGAAAATGGTCATCCATTCTGGCATGGTCGGCCGGGTTACCGGTGCGAATATCCGGCATCCGGCCCCAGGAATAA
- a CDS encoding peptidoglycan bridge formation glycyltransferase FemA/FemB family protein: MFEIIDPLTFSGWDREIQSFPRHSFFHTLPWIRTLRESYGYRPYCFVEKRDWEVTTVIPMMEINSVITGKRGVCLPFTDFCAPLTRDNRSSNELLLRIIHHGRSQKWKYIETRGWENQSTDTSHLLKCYEHTLDLSKEKETLYRNLRSSTRRNISKAKKSGVSVSFQTSLDSMKVYYLLNCRTRKHHGLPPQPFSFFKNIHTHILDKNHGFIALAHYENKPVASSIFFLTNDKAYYKYGASDRKYQFTRANNLIMWESILHCLDNNSASFSFGKTLEENTGLMQFKDGWGAGRAAYYYTKLDTESGKTIKYPSTVFGLHNKIFSMTSILLLRMFGTVIYRHMG, encoded by the coding sequence ATGTTTGAGATTATTGATCCATTAACCTTTTCCGGGTGGGACCGGGAAATACAGTCTTTTCCCCGGCACTCATTCTTTCATACCTTGCCGTGGATTAGGACACTCCGGGAATCATACGGGTATCGGCCCTATTGTTTTGTTGAGAAGAGGGATTGGGAGGTCACCACGGTTATTCCCATGATGGAAATTAACAGTGTTATCACCGGCAAGCGCGGTGTCTGCCTTCCTTTTACCGATTTCTGCGCTCCCTTAACACGAGATAATCGCTCATCGAACGAACTTCTTTTACGTATTATTCATCACGGGAGATCTCAAAAATGGAAATATATCGAGACCCGGGGATGGGAAAATCAATCTACCGACACGTCTCATCTGCTCAAATGTTACGAGCATACGCTCGATCTTTCCAAAGAGAAAGAGACCCTCTACCGAAATCTCCGGAGCAGCACCAGAAGAAATATTTCAAAGGCAAAGAAAAGCGGTGTGTCGGTATCATTTCAGACCTCCCTTGACTCCATGAAAGTTTATTATCTGCTCAATTGTAGGACCCGGAAACACCACGGCCTTCCTCCCCAGCCGTTCTCGTTCTTTAAAAATATTCATACCCATATCCTCGACAAAAACCACGGATTCATTGCTCTTGCTCATTATGAAAATAAACCGGTGGCATCATCAATATTCTTCCTCACCAACGATAAAGCATACTATAAATACGGTGCCTCCGACCGGAAATATCAATTCACCCGGGCAAACAATCTGATCATGTGGGAATCCATACTCCATTGTCTCGACAACAACAGTGCTTCGTTCTCCTTTGGAAAAACACTCGAAGAAAATACCGGTCTGATGCAATTCAAGGATGGATGGGGTGCCGGGCGGGCCGCTTACTATTACACCAAACTGGACACCGAAAGCGGAAAAACGATTAAATATCCCTCCACGGTTTTTGGATTGCATAACAAAATTTTTTCAATGACCTCTATTCTGCTTTTGAGAATGTTCGGTACGGTTATTTACCGCCATATGGGCTAG
- a CDS encoding nucleotide sugar dehydrogenase, with amino-acid sequence MRICVFGLGYVGCVSGACLAKLGHHIIGVDTNPLKTEMINNGKSPVVEQGIDTLIADVIRNNQYSATLDVREAMDQSDVGMICVGTPSRSNGSLDKAFIRRVSEQIGAVLRNRNDYFDVVVRSTVLPGTVDELVIPTIETVSGKKAGEHFGVCMNPEFLREGTSVKDFFSPPTTVIGEIDSRSGELLQEIYTGIDAPIVHTNIKTAEMVKYVDNCFHALKICFANEIGSICKMLGVDSHEVMDIFCRDHKLNISPAYLKPGFAFGGSCLPKDLRAITYESKILDLEVPMMSSILTSNHQQITRVISKLLEYRGKTIGFMGLSFKGGTDDLRESPLVEVIETLIGKGFSIRIYDKNVSIARLMGANKEYIEKQIPHISRLMCKNCEDLIAASDVVVIGNNEEEFRGALSQIHNNHTIIDLVRIINKPAECNGNYYGISW; translated from the coding sequence ATGCGCATATGTGTATTTGGATTAGGATATGTTGGATGTGTATCGGGCGCCTGCCTGGCGAAACTAGGCCACCATATAATTGGCGTTGATACCAATCCCTTAAAAACAGAAATGATAAATAATGGAAAAAGCCCGGTTGTTGAACAGGGCATCGACACTCTTATTGCCGATGTAATCCGCAATAACCAATATTCGGCCACACTCGATGTTCGGGAAGCGATGGATCAATCGGATGTAGGAATGATATGTGTCGGCACACCCAGCCGGAGCAACGGCAGTCTCGACAAAGCATTTATCCGCCGTGTCTCCGAACAAATCGGTGCTGTCCTGCGGAATCGCAACGACTACTTTGACGTCGTAGTGCGGAGTACGGTCTTGCCGGGGACCGTTGACGAGTTGGTTATTCCAACCATCGAGACGGTTTCGGGGAAAAAGGCTGGCGAGCATTTCGGGGTCTGCATGAATCCCGAATTTCTCCGTGAAGGGACCTCGGTAAAAGACTTTTTCAGTCCGCCCACAACGGTGATCGGTGAAATCGACAGCCGGTCGGGAGAATTACTTCAGGAGATATATACCGGTATCGATGCCCCGATTGTCCACACGAATATCAAAACGGCAGAGATGGTCAAGTATGTCGACAATTGTTTTCACGCACTCAAGATATGCTTTGCCAATGAGATCGGCAGTATCTGCAAGATGCTTGGCGTCGACAGCCATGAAGTCATGGATATCTTTTGCCGGGATCACAAGCTCAATATTTCACCGGCCTATCTCAAACCGGGATTTGCCTTCGGCGGATCGTGCCTTCCCAAAGATCTGAGGGCCATCACCTATGAATCGAAAATTCTGGATCTGGAAGTCCCCATGATGAGTTCCATACTCACCAGCAATCATCAGCAAATCACCCGGGTAATCAGCAAACTGCTGGAATACCGCGGTAAAACAATCGGTTTCATGGGACTCAGTTTCAAAGGCGGCACCGATGACCTTCGGGAAAGCCCGTTGGTAGAAGTGATCGAAACACTCATCGGCAAGGGATTTTCTATCCGTATCTACGATAAAAATGTCTCAATCGCCCGTCTGATGGGCGCCAACAAGGAGTATATCGAAAAACAGATACCCCATATCTCCCGGCTGATGTGCAAAAACTGTGAAGATCTTATCGCCGCGAGTGATGTTGTCGTTATCGGTAACAATGAAGAAGAATTCCGGGGAGCACTTTCACAAATCCATAACAATCACACCATTATCGACCTGGTACGAATCATCAACAAACCAGCCGAATGTAACGGCAATTATTATGGAATTTCGTGGTGA
- a CDS encoding 4Fe-4S dicluster domain-containing protein, which yields MIKKNTHSATVAHIIDRKLCNGCGACSVVCPKNCITLIQGKRYNYARLNPESCTHCGRCLRVCPGAFLLKGITPHFDGDSLEQNSECLLIHSTNDTIRFDAASGGFVTGIILYLMDQKECDGAIVARTSQADPLHNESFLALTREELLDARGSRYAPVSNCVALKDVIGKKGRYVFVGTPCQIEGLVNLQKYYPELRENIILKIGFICLGTASRTSTRSYLAKYDVDIEKIGKISYRGNGWPGSFTVLDKDNNVLLRRPLLEYINNTVIGDELRHLVPQDHYLRCRNCRDHWAWFADIAVSDPWCHKELASERIGKSAIALRTVKGQSIVHRAIKDNYFVADPITPADISDHQKTLVRYSQQCRESWMPLYQMLFMKKIVNPLGIVKNRGRGLSSIMKEFKNKNYYNEPELLA from the coding sequence ATGATTAAAAAAAACACTCATTCAGCCACTGTCGCGCACATTATCGACCGTAAACTCTGTAACGGGTGCGGAGCGTGCAGCGTTGTCTGCCCGAAAAACTGTATAACCCTGATTCAGGGGAAACGCTATAACTATGCCCGGCTCAATCCTGAGTCATGCACCCATTGCGGCAGATGTCTGCGGGTTTGTCCCGGCGCCTTTTTGCTCAAAGGTATAACCCCGCACTTTGACGGCGATTCACTTGAGCAGAATTCGGAATGCCTTCTTATTCATTCCACCAACGATACCATACGCTTCGATGCCGCATCGGGGGGATTTGTCACCGGGATCATTCTGTATCTCATGGACCAGAAGGAATGTGACGGCGCGATTGTCGCCCGCACCTCTCAAGCGGATCCCCTCCACAACGAATCGTTTCTGGCCCTTACCCGGGAGGAGTTGCTCGATGCCCGGGGCTCTCGGTATGCTCCTGTCTCAAACTGCGTTGCGCTGAAAGACGTTATCGGAAAAAAGGGCAGATATGTTTTTGTCGGCACCCCCTGCCAGATCGAAGGGCTGGTTAATCTGCAGAAATACTATCCTGAACTGCGGGAAAATATCATCCTTAAAATCGGCTTCATCTGCCTGGGAACAGCATCCCGGACCAGTACCCGCTCCTATCTGGCAAAGTATGATGTCGATATCGAAAAGATCGGCAAAATCAGCTACCGGGGCAACGGTTGGCCGGGAAGTTTTACCGTCCTGGACAAAGACAACAATGTCCTGCTGCGGAGACCGCTGCTGGAATATATCAACAACACGGTAATTGGTGATGAACTGCGCCACCTTGTTCCGCAGGACCATTATCTCCGGTGCAGAAACTGCCGGGACCACTGGGCCTGGTTTGCCGATATCGCGGTGTCGGACCCCTGGTGCCACAAGGAACTGGCATCGGAACGGATCGGCAAGAGCGCTATCGCCCTCAGGACCGTGAAGGGACAAAGCATTGTTCATCGGGCAATTAAAGACAACTATTTCGTTGCCGACCCCATAACTCCTGCCGATATTTCCGACCATCAGAAAACACTGGTCCGCTACTCGCAGCAATGCAGGGAATCATGGATGCCCCTGTACCAGATGCTTTTCATGAAAAAAATTGTCAATCCCCTCGGAATCGTAAAAAACCGGGGCCGGGGATTATCATCGATTATGAAAGAATTCAAAAACAAAAATTACTATAATGAACCCGAACTGCTGGCCTAG
- a CDS encoding glycosyltransferase gives MKLVVITPTRNEEYFLEKTIHDMRKQTVFPDEWIIVNDGSTDKTEEVVRKHRLSNDFIHYVQLDDRGYRKPGTGVMEAFYEGFNRIRCTDYDIVAKFDSDLSFQPDTIELILNRLQRHPTLGITGGARYEKIPGRKDLKKAYLPKGFVGGPCKFYRRKCFEAIGGLIKRAGWDGVDIIRAQMKGWRTYELDPPRLIHLKPTGLAGGEGIKRAALKYGNVSYFMGGYFWYFMLRALFRSIQCRNTTYCVYMMKGYLSSFMQKEIQETQEFREYLKKFQLMHLQSFLKRSR, from the coding sequence ATGAAATTAGTCGTTATCACTCCCACCAGAAATGAAGAATATTTTTTGGAAAAAACGATACACGACATGCGAAAACAGACCGTGTTTCCCGATGAATGGATCATTGTCAATGACGGCAGTACGGATAAAACCGAAGAAGTTGTCCGGAAGCATCGTCTCTCAAATGATTTCATTCATTATGTTCAACTCGACGATCGGGGGTATCGGAAACCCGGAACCGGGGTCATGGAAGCCTTTTATGAAGGATTCAACCGTATCCGGTGTACCGACTATGATATTGTCGCCAAGTTCGATTCGGATCTCAGTTTTCAACCCGACACCATAGAATTGATTCTCAACAGATTGCAACGCCACCCGACACTGGGTATCACCGGTGGCGCCCGGTATGAAAAAATTCCCGGTCGGAAAGATCTGAAAAAGGCCTATCTGCCCAAAGGATTTGTTGGTGGTCCCTGTAAATTTTACCGCCGCAAATGTTTTGAAGCTATCGGGGGGCTGATAAAACGCGCGGGATGGGACGGCGTCGATATTATCCGGGCCCAGATGAAAGGATGGCGGACCTATGAACTCGATCCACCCCGGCTGATCCATCTGAAACCCACCGGCTTGGCAGGAGGTGAAGGAATCAAACGGGCAGCACTAAAATATGGTAATGTCAGCTACTTTATGGGTGGCTATTTCTGGTATTTCATGCTCCGTGCCCTGTTCAGATCCATTCAGTGCAGGAACACGACCTACTGTGTCTACATGATGAAAGGCTATCTGAGTTCATTCATGCAAAAGGAGATACAGGAAACACAGGAATTTAGAGAGTATCTGAAAAAGTTTCAATTGATGCATCTCCAATCCTTTCTTAAAAGGAGCAGATAA
- a CDS encoding oligosaccharide flippase family protein yields MSQNTHYFDENRLKSELKHKTIRGAGATIMSRGFALFLHMFATIVLARLLVPRDFGIVSMVTAFSYLLHNVGLNGFTEAVIQEKHLSHGQVSTLFWIGSSVSILLAGGFVLLSPLLARFYDEPRLVGISMAFACGFIFSGLSTQHLALLKRTMQFGTVAIIEIIAMFVSITLAIGFALLNLGYWAIVVRQVSLSLIVLIGAWITCSWRPSVPAGLKEVGHMLRFAINTFTNFSVYYFSRNLDKILIGRFHGPLALGFYDRAYHLFVMPASQMTAPLTSVAIAALSRLREEPKRFINYYCKAISLLAFFGMLISGLLTLNAIDIILLLLGPQWDKTGVIFSVLSPATGIMLVYSTHGWLHLSLGTPHKWVRWTLVALVITLAGFLIGLPYGAIGVAAAYSITFYILVIPGILYAGRPMNIGIRLILKSIWHYFAACLLAGPGAWFVLKMVDFIARPYSAAALPVRILMASTVFILLYLLSVIVLHGSIRPLVEIFDVAKGMVIRKKQKAYP; encoded by the coding sequence ATGTCACAAAACACTCATTACTTTGATGAAAACCGGCTCAAGTCCGAATTGAAGCACAAGACGATTCGTGGCGCCGGTGCGACTATCATGAGTAGGGGCTTTGCCCTGTTCCTGCACATGTTTGCGACCATTGTCCTGGCGCGGCTTTTAGTTCCCCGGGATTTCGGAATCGTGAGCATGGTAACCGCATTCAGTTATCTGCTCCATAATGTAGGATTGAACGGATTTACCGAAGCGGTTATTCAGGAAAAGCATTTGTCCCACGGACAGGTGAGTACGTTATTCTGGATCGGAAGTTCTGTCAGTATACTCCTTGCCGGTGGTTTTGTCCTTCTCTCGCCGCTTCTTGCCCGTTTTTATGATGAACCACGCCTTGTGGGAATAAGCATGGCCTTTGCCTGCGGATTTATATTTTCGGGCCTCTCGACCCAGCATCTTGCGCTCTTGAAACGGACCATGCAATTCGGCACAGTCGCCATAATCGAAATCATTGCCATGTTTGTCAGTATCACGCTGGCAATCGGCTTTGCCCTGCTCAACCTGGGTTACTGGGCAATCGTTGTTCGCCAGGTCAGCCTCTCCTTAATCGTCCTTATCGGCGCCTGGATCACCTGCAGCTGGAGACCCTCGGTGCCCGCCGGGTTAAAAGAGGTCGGGCACATGCTCAGATTTGCAATCAATACCTTTACTAATTTCAGTGTCTACTATTTTTCACGAAATCTCGATAAGATCCTTATCGGCCGGTTCCACGGACCGCTGGCACTGGGATTTTACGACAGGGCATATCACCTTTTTGTCATGCCCGCAAGCCAGATGACAGCACCCCTGACCAGTGTCGCGATTGCAGCATTGAGCAGGCTCCGTGAAGAACCAAAACGATTTATTAATTACTACTGCAAAGCCATTTCCCTTCTCGCCTTTTTCGGGATGTTGATCAGCGGACTGCTGACTCTCAATGCCATAGATATTATTCTTCTTCTGCTTGGACCTCAGTGGGATAAAACAGGCGTAATTTTTTCGGTCCTGAGCCCGGCGACCGGAATCATGCTTGTCTACAGCACCCACGGGTGGCTTCATCTTTCATTGGGAACACCGCATAAATGGGTTCGGTGGACACTTGTTGCCCTGGTAATTACCCTTGCCGGTTTCCTTATCGGCCTTCCCTACGGCGCGATCGGCGTGGCGGCCGCCTATTCCATAACATTTTATATCCTTGTAATCCCGGGCATTCTCTACGCCGGCCGCCCCATGAATATAGGAATTCGACTTATACTGAAATCGATATGGCACTATTTTGCCGCCTGCCTTCTGGCAGGCCCCGGTGCCTGGTTTGTACTGAAAATGGTAGATTTTATTGCCCGACCATACAGCGCTGCTGCTTTACCTGTTCGAATCCTCATGGCAAGCACAGTATTCATTCTCCTCTACCTGCTGTCGGTGATAGTTCTGCACGGAAGCATCCGGCCCCTTGTCGAGATCTTTGACGTGGCAAAAGGGATGGTTATTCGTAAAAAGCAGAAAGCCTACCCGTAA
- a CDS encoding antibiotic acetyltransferase, with translation MVTNVLFTLYKPCNNRTRDLIITLVKKLEGGDAFSGTLRKIFYHYHKVDVGLYSLGSCFHRGCFHPHTKIGRYCSLARGIRALNRDHPLTFASTHPFFFNPRLGFCTEDNVEYIPLEIQNDVWIGHSAIIMANVRKIGNGAVIAAGAIVSKDIPPYAIVVGNPARVVRYRFTPEKIESLLASKWWEHPIEQLAGHVEEYQRAEVVGANESESAGKHPEIRLVSTGMAVEHERPAGLTGSRSR, from the coding sequence ATGGTCACGAATGTTTTATTTACCCTGTACAAACCATGCAATAATCGCACCCGGGATTTAATCATCACGCTGGTAAAGAAGCTTGAAGGCGGTGATGCTTTTTCCGGAACACTGCGAAAGATTTTTTACCATTACCACAAAGTCGATGTCGGTCTCTATTCCCTGGGCAGCTGCTTTCACCGGGGATGTTTCCATCCCCATACAAAAATCGGACGGTACTGCTCCCTCGCCCGAGGGATCAGGGCCCTTAACCGTGACCATCCACTCACCTTCGCCTCAACCCACCCCTTTTTCTTCAACCCCCGGCTGGGATTTTGCACCGAAGACAACGTCGAGTATATCCCCTTGGAAATCCAGAATGATGTTTGGATCGGTCATAGTGCCATCATCATGGCGAATGTAAGAAAAATCGGTAATGGCGCCGTTATTGCCGCAGGCGCTATTGTCAGTAAAGATATCCCTCCCTATGCAATCGTGGTCGGCAATCCCGCACGGGTGGTCAGATACCGTTTTACGCCCGAGAAAATTGAGTCCCTGCTGGCATCGAAATGGTGGGAACATCCGATCGAACAACTGGCGGGGCATGTTGAGGAGTATCAGAGGGCGGAGGTGGTGGGTGCGAACGAGTCAGAATCCGCCGGCAAGCATCCTGAGATCAGGCTCGTAAGCACCGGCATGGCTGTCGAACATGAAAGACCAGCCGGTCTCACCGGTTCCCGGTCTCGTTAG
- a CDS encoding glycosyltransferase — translation MKKVLLMSNTVMHYRVSVYNYFTEKFRNDGWELFVRTNKLQSSNKNPHQFDLKEIPLSFGACTREIAAVKPDAVIVFLHLKDRVIWPLLHWLKLGRIPFAYWTKGANLDDADNPIRNMAFHYIHTLSDRLILYSSHEMKYVGHYNTGKVFIANNTVNYHDYPAIMASKQQIKQELGIPFERVVLFAGRMGIDGGRKKVAHLIEVFRNLNCYGAGLVIVGSGLSEELQSSMNPRTTQYLGEVHDPANITISKIFAMADIFCIPGHVGLGLNQAMYWGLPVVTEEGKQPPEFHYLVDGRNGFVVAENDIAALRKRLILLLENKELREKLGQNAREDLLKEASIDNMYSSFYHCVESVVPGKPEIVQ, via the coding sequence ATGAAAAAAGTACTGCTCATGTCAAATACCGTTATGCATTACCGGGTATCGGTATATAACTATTTTACCGAAAAATTCAGGAATGACGGGTGGGAGCTGTTTGTTCGGACCAACAAACTGCAATCATCCAACAAAAACCCGCATCAGTTCGACCTGAAGGAGATACCACTCAGCTTCGGCGCCTGCACCCGAGAAATCGCTGCTGTCAAACCCGATGCGGTCATTGTTTTTCTTCACCTGAAAGACCGGGTAATCTGGCCCCTTCTGCATTGGCTTAAATTAGGGCGAATACCCTTTGCCTACTGGACAAAGGGGGCTAATCTGGATGATGCTGACAATCCGATCCGGAACATGGCCTTTCACTATATCCACACCCTGAGCGATCGACTTATTCTCTACTCATCCCATGAGATGAAGTATGTAGGGCATTATAATACCGGCAAGGTATTTATCGCCAACAATACGGTGAATTACCACGATTATCCTGCAATCATGGCAAGCAAGCAGCAGATTAAGCAGGAGCTTGGTATTCCCTTTGAGCGGGTTGTTTTATTTGCCGGCAGGATGGGCATTGACGGCGGGCGGAAAAAAGTTGCCCATCTTATCGAGGTATTCCGGAATTTGAATTGTTACGGCGCCGGGCTTGTTATTGTGGGAAGCGGACTTTCGGAGGAGCTTCAAAGCAGCATGAATCCACGCACGACACAGTATCTTGGTGAAGTCCACGATCCGGCGAACATCACAATCAGCAAAATTTTTGCCATGGCCGATATTTTCTGTATTCCGGGCCATGTGGGCCTTGGATTGAATCAGGCTATGTACTGGGGGCTGCCTGTCGTTACCGAAGAGGGCAAACAGCCGCCGGAGTTTCATTACCTTGTTGACGGCCGCAATGGGTTTGTCGTTGCCGAAAACGATATTGCGGCGCTGAGAAAACGGCTTATTCTCTTACTCGAAAACAAAGAACTTCGTGAGAAACTCGGACAAAATGCCCGAGAAGACCTTCTCAAGGAAGCATCCATTGACAATATGTACAGCTCCTTTTATCACTGTGTAGAATCGGTTGTACCCGGAAAACCGGAAATTGTTCAGTAA
- a CDS encoding oligosaccharide flippase family protein gives MKFNRLFAYFKSKGARGKMAKGGMYLTIGAGIEDGLRFIRNIILARLLDPAAFGIMAIVMSVDILFDSLTQMGIKESIIHNKKGNERAFLNTAFCINFIRGIILYVAAFFIIPVISDFYNSRQLIPLSRIAFLNIIFLCSMSPYAYSALKKMNYRKWALVFHAGGAISVLLSIVLGIYLRSVWALAIGFASENAVRCIISYMACPYLPSPKIDKESFKEIINYSKGILGLPILAFFFLRTDTFVLAKFVDIAQLGIYNLAKKLVYFPLRAYKTIVSHLLMPRFSSIQGDTQALAREYLKILKGLSIFFVPLITGMAIGAPHILRLVYGPTYVSAATVFRIFCGALLMQVLGATSNVLFFSTGKPQTTRIATIFRLLILLIVIFPMVIKYGITGAAVSSLLAAFTGLVFIMYKVKTNLNIQIRSQLLSYSSGVFVSLIFLILYFSINISVYFFRVI, from the coding sequence ATGAAATTTAATCGGTTATTCGCCTATTTCAAAAGTAAAGGCGCCAGGGGAAAGATGGCCAAGGGCGGCATGTATCTGACCATTGGTGCAGGAATCGAGGACGGTCTCCGTTTTATCCGGAATATCATCCTGGCACGTCTTTTGGATCCGGCGGCTTTCGGTATCATGGCGATCGTCATGTCGGTCGATATACTCTTCGACTCCTTAACCCAGATGGGAATAAAGGAATCGATCATTCACAATAAAAAGGGCAATGAACGGGCTTTTCTGAACACCGCCTTCTGTATCAATTTTATACGGGGCATAATCCTCTACGTGGCGGCGTTTTTTATCATTCCCGTTATAAGCGATTTTTATAATTCCCGTCAATTGATCCCCCTTTCACGGATTGCATTCCTGAATATCATTTTCCTCTGTTCTATGAGCCCCTATGCCTATTCGGCCTTAAAGAAGATGAATTATCGGAAATGGGCGCTGGTTTTCCATGCCGGCGGGGCCATAAGCGTCCTGCTGTCGATTGTCCTGGGTATCTATCTCCGCAGTGTCTGGGCGCTGGCAATCGGCTTTGCATCGGAAAATGCGGTCCGGTGTATCATTTCCTATATGGCCTGCCCCTACTTGCCCTCCCCGAAAATCGATAAAGAGAGTTTCAAAGAAATTATCAACTATTCCAAAGGGATCCTGGGCCTTCCAATCCTGGCATTTTTCTTTCTCAGGACCGATACGTTCGTTCTGGCAAAATTTGTCGATATCGCTCAGCTTGGTATTTATAACTTAGCCAAGAAACTGGTCTATTTTCCCTTGCGGGCCTATAAGACAATTGTCTCTCATCTTCTCATGCCCCGTTTTTCCTCAATCCAGGGGGATACCCAGGCCCTGGCCCGGGAATACCTGAAAATACTGAAAGGCCTCTCTATTTTCTTTGTACCCCTGATCACGGGAATGGCCATCGGAGCGCCCCATATTCTGCGGCTTGTGTATGGCCCCACCTATGTGTCCGCCGCCACCGTGTTCAGGATTTTCTGCGGCGCCCTTCTCATGCAGGTACTCGGGGCAACATCAAACGTGCTCTTCTTTTCTACCGGCAAACCGCAAACCACCCGGATCGCCACGATTTTCAGGCTCCTTATTCTGCTCATCGTCATATTCCCGATGGTTATCAAATACGGGATCACCGGCGCGGCGGTCTCATCACTGCTGGCCGCCTTTACCGGCCTGGTATTCATAATGTACAAAGTAAAAACCAATCTCAACATACAAATACGCTCTCAGCTCCTCTCCTATTCATCCGGCGTCTTTGTATCGCTGATCTTTCTCATTCTCTACTTTTCAATAAATATCAGTGTCTACTTTTTTCGGGTAATTTAG